Below is a window of Nitrospinota bacterium DNA.
CATCAACTGGCTGGCGGCTGGGTTGAATCCCGAAAAGTCCACGCTTTTCATTCAGTCGTTAATCCCCCAGCACGCGGTGCTTTATGTGCTCCTCGGGATGATAACTCCGATCCCGTGGCTTGAGAGGGTACCTTCATACAAGGAGAAGATGGAGAACGTGAAGGACAGGAACCTGCATACTCACGGATTCCTCGGCTATCCCGTTCTGCAGGCGGCGGATATTATTCTCTACATGGCCGATTTCGTCCCAGTGGGGATAGACCAAGTTCCGCATCTTGAGCTAACCCGGGAGATAGTGCGCCATTTCCATGAGCTTTACAAAACGAAGGTATTCGTGGAGCCTCAGCCGAAGATGGCTGAAGTAAAGAAACTGCCGGGGCTCGACGGAAGGAAGATGAGCAAAAGCTACGGCAACGCGATCTTCCTGTCCGATACACCGCAGGAGCGGGCGAAAAAGGTCTCGATGATAGTGACAGACCCGGCAAGAGTAAGGCGGGACGATAAGGGGAACCCCGAAGTATGCAATGTCTTCAGTTTCCACAAGGTCTTCACGAAGAGCGCCAGAGTGAGTGAGATAGACGGCGATTGCAGATCGGCGAAGATAGGATGC
It encodes the following:
- the trpS gene encoding tryptophan--tRNA ligase, producing the protein MKKRVLSGMQSSGKLHLGNLLGALENWVSMQEEYDCFYFVADWHSLSSNYEDTKELQGNLVDMGINWLAAGLNPEKSTLFIQSLIPQHAVLYVLLGMITPIPWLERVPSYKEKMENVKDRNLHTHGFLGYPVLQAADIILYMADFVPVGIDQVPHLELTREIVRHFHELYKTKVFVEPQPKMAEVKKLPGLDGRKMSKSYGNAIFLSDTPQERAKKVSMIVTDPARVRRDDKGNPEVCNVFSFHKVFTKSARVSEIDGDCRSAKIGCVDCKKELASNLANYMAPFDERRKEYEGKRRDVLDILHEGTLKARVVAADTLARAEEAVGIAIPKS